Below is a window of Gammaproteobacteria bacterium DNA.
CCGGGCGTTGCTGCTTTATACTTTGCAAAAAAATAACCATACCGAACGCCAACAAGAATATCTTCAACGTTTAGCATCCATTTCTTTTAAGGAAATCGTGGAGAATGCAGAATTGATGATATTTATTAAATCACTGGCAAAAAGATTGTTTAACGATAATTGTGTCCCGTGCCATGGTGAAAATTTTAGTCTTTCCACAAATATTGCTAATGTCAGTCAGACCCAGGATGGCGCGTTTGAACGGGTCGAACAATACATCACACATAGCCACAAGTTCAAGGAAGGACTATTTAGCCTTGACGATCGTATTCCATCGTCTGTTTGGAAAAATCGATTATCTTTTGCCGAGATTAAAGCTCTTACCATTTATGTTCAACAACTACGATAATTCCGTTACATCAACTGAAATTCAAAATCTAGCTAAAGCTGTTCGCCTAAAGGCGAAGGTTTTAGACCTGGCGAATGGAAATAAATCCAGTGGTTGTGTAATTATTCAAAACTTGCCAGCAAGGCACATAATTCCGACAGTTCATCTAAGCAGGCGAGGGGTTGCCAACGAAGTAGACGTTCTCGTTCGTGGGCACCATAGGTAACAGCAATACATGCTATCGCGGCATTATGGGCCATCTCCATGTCATACTCAGTATCGCCAATCATTACGGCCTGTCCTGGGGAAAAATTCAGTTCATCTAGGATTTCCAGAACCATTCGCGGATCTGGCTTGGATGTAGTTTCGTCCGCGCAACGAGTGGCATGAAAAAAATGCTCAAGATTCATTTCTCGCAAGGCTCGATTTAATCCTCGACGACTTTTTCCGGTCGCAATCGCCAATAAATAGCCATTATCATGAAGTCGCCATAAAGTTTTTTCCACTTCTGGAAAAAGATGGGATGAATCATGCGTAGATTCTTGAAAATAATGATAGCGATAGCGATCTACTAATTTTAATTGACCCGCTTCATCCAGACTTGGTAGCAGCACTGCACATGATTCCATCAATCCTAGTCCAATAATGTTGCGCACTGCAGCATACGTCAGCGGCGGCAACCCCAAATCACAAGCCGCTTTTTGGAAACAGGAAACAATGTGTCCCTCGGAGTCGATTAGGGTACCGTCCCAGTCGAAGATAATTAATCGATAGGCCATGGATTATTTGTTATCGCGGACGATTTTGAACTTTCGCAGCAATTAGCGTGTCCATCAGGTGTAACCCGGCAAAAGCGTCTTTAGCATAATGCACGGATCCAGACAAAGAATAGGCATCACGACAATCTTGCTCTACATAGCGGCGGGTTAGGGCCGCTCCTCCAAGCAATACCGGAACGTTAATGCCAAGACGAGTCATCTCTTCCAAATTTTCTTTCATAACTACGGTTGATTTGACGAGCAGTCCCGACATGCCAATGGCATCGGCGCGATGGAGGCGATAAGCTTCCAGGATGGAATGCAGCGGCTGCTTTATTCCGAGATTAACTACTTTATAGCCATTATTGGTGAGAATAATGTCCACCAAATTTTTGCCAATATCGTGGACATCGCCCTTGACCGTGGCGAGAATCAATGTGCCTTTTGCTACGCCTGCGGTTTTTTCCATGAATTGTTCTAAATAGGCTACCGCCGCTTTCATTGTCTCGGCGGATTGCAAGACAAAGGGTAATTGCATCTGACCCGCACCGAAAAGTTCTCCCACCACGCGCATTCCATCCAACAGGATGGTATTGATAATCTCTAGGGCTGAATATTTTTCTAGAGCGCGTTTTAAATCCTGTTCCAAACCTTTACGATCTCCGTCCAAAATGCGTTGCTTGAGCAAGTCTTCCACGCGCGATGGGCGTACATCGTGAACCTGCTTGATTTCACTCTCCTTAAATAATCCAATGAAATACAACAATGGGTCACGGTCATCCTTGCGCCGGTCGAAAATTAGATCCTCGGCGGCTATGCGAAGGAGGGAATCAATGCGATGGAGAGGTTCAATTTTGGAAACATGGATAATGGCTGCGGTCATTCCCCGCGTCATGGCGTGATGCAGGAATACTGAATTGAGCACCGCCCGCGCTGCGGGTTTCAAGCCAAAAGAAATATTGGATAATCCGAGTAACACTTGGCACGCAGGCATTTCTGCTCGAATCGCTGTGATGGCTTCCAGGGTGTTAATCGCATGACGTCGATCTTCTTCCACACCAGTGCAAATTGTAAAAGTGAGCGGGTCGAAAATAAGATCACCAGGCGGTAAGCCGTGACGCTGGACAGCGAAATGGTAAAGGCGGCGGGCAACCTCCAATTTACGTTCAACTTCTTTGGCCATACCCTGTTCATCAATAGTGAGCGCCACCACCGCTGCACCGAAACGACGAGCCAATCGCAGAATACGTCCGGCTTTTTCCTCACCGTCCTCAAAATTAATGGAATTGATGATGGGCTTACCGCCAATCAGCTTAAGAGCGGATTTGATCACTCCGACCTCAGTGGAATCAATCATCAGTGGTGCCGATACCTGGCTACGGTAACGGGTGACCACCTGCTTCATGTCGGCGATTTCCGGTCGCCCCACGTAAGCCACGCACAGATCTAGCGCGTGTGAGCCTTCCTTGATCTGCTCACGGCCAAGAGAGGTCAGTGCATCCCAATCTTCGGCGTTAAGCAACTCACGAAATTTTTTAGAACCATTGGCATTGGAACGCTCACCAATGGCGAAAATCGCATTCTCCTGGCGCAGGGGCACGGCGCTATAAAGAGAGGCAACCGCTGCGGGAAGGGTAACCGCGCGTTTTTTAGGGGCCTGGTTTCGGCGCCCATCAAGCATGGCCCGCAAAGCAGCGATATGGGCAGGCGTTGTCCCGCAACAACCACCGATAAGGTTGACACCGTCTTCTTCCACGAAACGACACTGCCAATACGCCAGCTCGTTCGGAGTCAATGGATATTCGGTATGCCCGTCCACCAGCAGGGGTAGGCCGGCGTTGGGCATCACCGAAATCAGCCCCGGCCAATTTTCTCCCAAGGTTTTTACATGTTCCGCCATTTCGGCGGGACCAGTCGCGCAATTGATGCCAATGCCGTCTACTTCCATAGCCGCGAGCGTGATCAAGGCTGCGGAAAGGTCCGATCCCACCAACAAGGTGCCTGTAGTTTCGACAGTAACCTGGGCGAGGATCGCGACATCAAAACGACTACTCAATCGACGCGCCTCACGGCAACCATTAATCCCCGCCTTGAGGGTGAGCAAATCCTGGTGGGTTTCCAACAGAAGTGCGTCGACACCGCCATCTAGTAATCCCCGCGCCTGCTCGGTATAAGAAGCCTCAACGGTATCGTAATCAATATGTCCTAGGCTCGGCAGCTTTGTTCCTGGCCCCATGGAACCCAACACATAACGAGGCCATTCCTCGGTGGAAAATTTATTGGCGATAATTCTGGCAATGGTTGCGGCGCGATGATTTATTTCATAACAGCGCCGTTCTAGGCCAAATTCAACCAGCACGATTCGATTGGCGCCGAAAGTATTAGTTTCAACACAATCAGCCCCAGATTCAAAATAAGCGTGGTGTACTTCTTCAATAAAATCAGGTCGTGTCAGAACTAAAACCTCGGAACAGTTCTCAAGACCCATGAAATCTCGCTCCAAATCCCAAGTTCGAGCTTGAATCAAGGTTCCTGTACCACCGTCGCAGAGCAATACCCGCTGTTGTAATCGTTCCATGAATTGCTGAGGCATGATGATTTTTCCTCCAAAATTAAAAATTTTGGCACTTTAATTAGCAGAGCGCTTGGATAAAAAAGGATGATATCCTTTCCATAACAGGATAACGCCCGCGATAACCATGGGGAATGAAAGAAGTTGGCCCATGGTAAGCCAGTTCCAGGCAAGATAACCAATCTGTGGATCAGGTTGGCGCGAGAATTCTACAAGGAAGCGGAAGATGCCATACCAAAATAAAAACATCCCGGAAATAGCCATGGTTGGACGAGGATTCCTGGAATATATCCAGAGAATAAGAAATAGTACAATCCCTTCAAGTGCAGCTTCATAAAGTTGAGAAGGATGACGCGGTAGTGGGCCTCCATGAAGAAATACCATTGCCCAGGGTAAATCAGTTATTCTACCGAATAATTCCCCATTAATAAAATTTCCAATACGCCCCGCGCCAAGCCCAATCGGCACCAAGGGAGCGATGAAATCTGTTAAACGAAAAAATCCGATTCGATGGTTGCGTTGATAAAACCAAATTGCGGTTAGAACACCCAACAAACCACCATGAAAAGACATCCCTCCCCGCCATACCTGAAGCATAGTCACTGGATTGGCAAGGTAGTTCGGTAGGTCGTAAAATAGGATATACCCTAAACGTCCACCAAAGACTGTTCCGAGGGCTGCCCAAAAGATTATGTCGGATACTTGTTCCTGGCTGAGTTGAATGTCGCAAAGTGGCGCGCGTTGGCGTCCCAACCACCAGGCGGCTCCGAAGCCCACGAGGTACATAAGTCCATACCAGTGGATACTGAACGGGCCGAGCTGAAGGGCAATCGGATTAATGCTGGGATAGGTCAACATATATCTGGATTCGGATGGTCCTCGCGCGCCAGCTTTAATGCGTCGCTAGAACGCGAGGTTCAGGACTCTAAAAAGCGACTAGCGACTAGCGAAAATTACTCATCGTTTTCTTGTGCATTTGTAGACTGTTCTTCCTCTTCTTCTTCGGTGACGTTACCCTCCTCGTCCTCGTGCGTGGTAGCGGTAGGAAAGATAAGGCGCAAGGCGGTACTCGTGGCTGGGACTGCTTCCGGATTGTCGTGGTTGAGACGATCGAGAATGGCATTAATGGCACGTTTCACATCAGCCTCTGTACCACATCGATAGCCTGTCAGCGTGATCGTGTTGTTCGTGCCGACCTCATAGTAAAACCATTCTCCCTGTGCGGGTGATCCCATACCCATTGGTCCGCGTCGATCGAAGGTCATGACTGTGTATTTTAGGTTCGTCATGGATTTTGTATCTAAAGTTTGGATGGCTAATCGTGAGAGTTTGGAAACGTCGTATCATGAAGGATAGCCGTTTCTAAATCATACTTCCAAAATTAAATTTTAGGGATGTTGGGAGCCGGATTATTGACATGTTTTTGACGTGCGCCATGGAAGATGTGCCGGAGCTAATTGTAGAGTATATAGTTCAACAATGAGGTTTCCGCCACAATATCCACAGTGGAATGCAGTTTCAGGGGCAGAGGTAGCAACTTGGATAATTTAAGTTTAATAAAAATTGACACTCAATCATGCTTAACGCATTGATAATTTTTTAATTTTATGGTAACTTGATGGCAATGTTTTTATAGAAAAAACTTTGTTGAGTCGCCTGCTTAAAAAATGAACTACGCAATCCGCTTGTTCATTTTTTATTTTCGTTTTCATGCTTGGGCATGAAGGCGAAGACTCAACCTCATGAAAACGTAAGTTCTAGTGTGTGTTTATTCGTGAAAGTTAACGAAAATATATCGGTACTATGGCCTTTAACCACTTGACTGATAATGCGTTACTTTTTAACTTCCAATTTATTCTCGCTTCACTCGCTCGGTCTATTTCTACTTGATGAACGCTATCGCCAAGGAAATCCTCCCCATCAACATTGAGGAGGAAATGAAGCAGTCCTACCTGGACTATGCAATGAGTGTAATTATCGGGCGCGCTCTACCCGATGTCAGAGATGGACTCAAACCTGTCCATCGTCGCGTTTTATTCGCCATGCACGAATTAGGTAATGACTGGAATCGAGCTTATAAAAAATCAGCTCGCGTTGTCGGCGATTGTATCGGTAAATATCATCCCCACGGCGATGTGGCCGTATACGATACTATTGTACGAATGGCGCAACCTTTTTCATTGCGCTATATGCTGGTCGATGGTCAAGGAAATTTTGGTTCGGTGGATGGCGATCCACCGGCAGCGATGCGTTACACGGAAATTCGTATGTCACGGATCGCCCATGAATTACTTGCCGATCTCGAAAAGGATACCGTGGATTTTGTCGCTAATTATGACGAATCCGAGCATGAACCGACTGTTTTGCCAACCCGTATTCCCAATTTATTAGTGAATGGCTCGTCGGGAATCGCGGTGGGTATGGCGACCAATATTCCACCCCATAATTTAGGGGAGGTAATCGATGCCTGCGTGGCTTTGGTTGACAATTCAGAGTGTACTTTAATTGATCTGATGCGTCATATTCCCGGGCCGGATTTTCCCACTGCAGCTTTTATCAACGGTGCCGCAGGTATCCGTGAGGCCTATGCTACTGGCCGGGGACGCATCTATTTGCGCGCTCGTAGTCACATTGAGGAAGCGGAAAAAGGAGCAGGCAAGCAAGCGATTATCGTCACGGAATTACCTTATCAAGTCAACAAAGCAAAATTGCTGGAAAAGATTGCCGAACTGGTCAAGGAACGCAATGTTGAAGGAATTACGGCCCTACGTGATGAATCTGACAAAGACGGAATGCGCGTTGTTATTGAATTGCGTCGTGGTGAGGTGCCAGAGGTGGTACTGAATAATCTCTATCAACACACCCAGATGCAATCCGTATTCGGCATCAACATGGTGGCGTTGATGGATGGCCGACCCCATACCTTGGGTCTCAAACAAATTTTGGAAGCATTTTTACGCCACCGACGCGAGGTAGTGACCCGTCGTACTGTCTTCGAACTACGCAAGGCCCGAGAACGCGCTCACATTTTGGAAGGTTTGGCGGTGGCTCTAGCCAATATCGACCGCATTATTGCCCTAATTAAGGCCGCGCCCAATCCTGGCGAGGCACGCGGCGTTATTGTCGCCCACTCTTGGCGGCCAGGCGAGGTGATTCAAATGCTTGAGCGCGCTGGAGCAGATGTTTCCCGTCCTCAAGGTCTATCGCCAGGGTTGGGACTCACTTCCGATGGTTATCGACTTTCCGAGGTACAGGCGCAATCAATCCTGGATTTGCGCCTGCACCGCCTCACTGGTCTGGAACAAGATAAAATCCTGGAAGAATATCGGCAGTTACTGGATGCCATCGTTGAATTATTGGCGATATTGGGCAGCAATGAACGCCTCATGGCGGTGATTCGGGAAGAATTATTGGCGATTCGTGCGCAGTTCGCTGATCCACGCCGCACGGAAATTCAAATCGATCAGCAAGATTTGACCATTGAAGATCTGATCACCGAGGAGGATGTCGTCGTTACTTTTTCTCATACGGGCTACGCCAAATATCAGTCGTTGTCGTTGTATCGCGCCCAGCATCGTGGTGGCAAGGGGCGCGCCGCAGCAAACGTCAAAGAAGAGGATTTCATCGACAAGCTCTTTGTTGCCAACACTCACGCTACCTTGATGTGTTTTTCGAGTCGCGGCAAAGTCTATTGGGTCAAGGTCCATCAGCTCCCACAGGCCGGACCCGGAGGACGCGGCAGGCCTATCATTAATCTCCTGCCCTTAGAGGGTGATGAACGCATCAATGCAGTGTTGCCGGTTCGGGAATACACCGAGGGCAAATACGTCTTCATGGCGACTCAACAAGGAGTGGTAAAAAAAATTCCCCTGGTTGAAATTTCTCGACCCCGGCCTTCAGGGCTAATTGCCGTTGGTTTACGCGAGGGCGACTACTTAATTGGAGTGGAACTTACCGATGGTTCCCGAGAAATCATGTTGTTCGCCAGCGACGGCAAGGCAGTACGCTTTCCCGAGGAAGACGTGCGCCCCATGGGCCGCGACGCCACTGGTGTGCGCGGCATCCATCTTCAGGAGGGAAGCCGTGTTATTTCCCTAATGGTGGCAGGATCGGGCTGCGTGCTAACCGTCACTGAAAATGGCTATGGCAAACGCACGCCCATTGAAGAATATCGTCTCCAGGGGCGCGGCGGTCAGGGAGTCATTTCCATCCAGACCAGCGAACGCAACGGATCGGTAGTGGGATCAATTCTGGTTCAGGATGAAGACGAGATCATGCTGATCACTAATGCCGGCACGTTGGTACGCACCCGAGTCGCTGAGATATCTCAGGTAGGACGTAACACCCAAGGGGTGAAGCTCATTAGCCTGAGCGATGATGAACGACTGGTGGGGATCGAGCGTGTCGCAGAGCAGGATGCTGCCGGAAGCAACCTCTAATTCATCGAGTACACAGGGATAAATTTCAGGAACAAGCCGTGTGATGAGCGCCGACGTATTGCTGGAGGTTGAAAATCTTCGGATTGATCTTGCCGGAGCAAGCGGTGAAGTCTCCATCGTAGATGGGGTAAATTTTAATGTTCGTCGCGGCGAAACATTTGTCTTGCTTGGTGAGTCTGGCTGTGGCAAGTCGCTCACTGCCCTATCCTTGATGCGACTGTTGCCGGACGCGGCAAGGTTGCGTGCGGGCAGCGCGTATTTTGATGGTGTGGATCTGTTCAGTTTGCCTGAAATTGACATGCGTCACATGCGTGGACGAAGACTGGCAATGATTTTTCAAGAACCGCAATCCGCTCTCAACCCGGTAATGCGGGTTGGTGTTCAAATCGCCGAGCCGTTGCGTCATCATTTTGGCTTGCGTGGGGCCGCGTTGCGCATGCGTTTGTTGGAGCTGTTCACGCAAGTCGGCATCTCTGATCCAGAGCGACGTTTAGATGAATATCCCCATCAATTTTCTGGAGGAATGAAACAGCGTGCAATGATCGCCATGGCGCTTGCCTGCCAACCCGAACTGCTGATCGCTGACGAGCCGACCACGGCGCTGGATGTTACCCTTCAAGCCCAAATTTTGGATCTGACCAAGCGTCTTGCTCAAGAAAAAGGAATGGCGCTGTTGTTGATTACCCATGATTTGGGAGTGGTTCATGAAATAGCCGATCGAGTGGCGGTGATGTACGCCGGTCAGATCGTGGAACAGGCACCGCGCGCTGATTTTTTCGCGCGTCCTGCTCATCCTTACACACGCAAACTGTTCGCCGCCTTACCCCACCGTGATCAGCGAGATCGTCCGCTTGCGGTCATTCCAGGAACCCTACTGCCCCGGCAGCAAGATTTTCAGGGATGTCACTTCGCGCCACGTTGTGAATCGGCTTGGCTCCACTGCCATGATCATGCCCCGCAGCGGCTGAATTTAGGCACTGACCTGTTGGTCAATTGCCATTTACACGATCCAGCACTGATTCGACCCCACGGTTTTAATAGAGATGATGTCATTTCCAACGCAAGCAAGTTGACTTTCCGACCAGCCTCACCGTGGGTGACTCGTGAAGCACCGCTCCTCGATGTTCGCAAGTTGACGGTACGTTTTCCAATCCGTAGTGGTTTGTCACGGCGAATCAAGGGCTACGTACATGCTGTCGATGGTGTGTCGTTCAGTGTCTTCGCGGGGCGGACTCTGGCCCTAGTCGGTGAATCTGGCTGTGGTAAAACGACAGTGGGAAAAGGAATTCTTCAACTCCAGCGGCCTGGAGCCGGACGAGTTTTGTTCAATGGCGTCGATCTTACTTGGCTCTCGGGTGAGGCATTGCGTTTGCGACGGCGAGATCTTCAAGTGGTATTTCAGGATCCCTACGCATCGATGAATCCACGCATGATGATAGGCGCGATTATTGGCGAGGGGATGATGGCGCTCGGAGTGGAAAAAAATGCCATGGCGCGTAAGGCGCGAATAATAAAATTGCTGGAAC
It encodes the following:
- a CDS encoding hypothetical protein (Evidence 5 : Unknown function) → MLDSQYAQTVQTTGYTWDGDIQEFNHLIPRIWLGGFYATIVFAFCYWFLYPAWPTGETYTKGILNRVSYQSQGSIIRTHWNSRALLLYTLQKNNHTERQQEYLQRLASISFKEIVENAELMIFIKSLAKRLFNDNCVPCHGENFSLSTNIANVSQTQDGAFERVEQYITHSHKFKEGLFSLDDRIPSSVWKNRLSFAEIKALTIYVQQLR
- a CDS encoding phosphoglycolate phosphatase, encoding MAYRLIIFDWDGTLIDSEGHIVSCFQKAACDLGLPPLTYAAVRNIIGLGLMESCAVLLPSLDEAGQLKLVDRYRYHYFQESTHDSSHLFPEVEKTLWRLHDNGYLLAIATGKSRRGLNRALREMNLEHFFHATRCADETTSKPDPRMVLEILDELNFSPGQAVMIGDTEYDMEMAHNAAIACIAVTYGAHERERLLRWQPLACLDELSELCALLASFE
- a CDS encoding 5-methyltetrahydrofolate--homocysteine methyltransferase, which produces MPQQFMERLQQRVLLCDGGTGTLIQARTWDLERDFMGLENCSEVLVLTRPDFIEEVHHAYFESGADCVETNTFGANRIVLVEFGLERRCYEINHRAATIARIIANKFSTEEWPRYVLGSMGPGTKLPSLGHIDYDTVEASYTEQARGLLDGGVDALLLETHQDLLTLKAGINGCREARRLSSRFDVAILAQVTVETTGTLLVGSDLSAALITLAAMEVDGIGINCATGPAEMAEHVKTLGENWPGLISVMPNAGLPLLVDGHTEYPLTPNELAYWQCRFVEEDGVNLIGGCCGTTPAHIAALRAMLDGRRNQAPKKRAVTLPAAVASLYSAVPLRQENAIFAIGERSNANGSKKFRELLNAEDWDALTSLGREQIKEGSHALDLCVAYVGRPEIADMKQVVTRYRSQVSAPLMIDSTEVGVIKSALKLIGGKPIINSINFEDGEEKAGRILRLARRFGAAVVALTIDEQGMAKEVERKLEVARRLYHFAVQRHGLPPGDLIFDPLTFTICTGVEEDRRHAINTLEAITAIRAEMPACQVLLGLSNISFGLKPAARAVLNSVFLHHAMTRGMTAAIIHVSKIEPLHRIDSLLRIAAEDLIFDRRKDDRDPLLYFIGLFKESEIKQVHDVRPSRVEDLLKQRILDGDRKGLEQDLKRALEKYSALEIINTILLDGMRVVGELFGAGQMQLPFVLQSAETMKAAVAYLEQFMEKTAGVAKGTLILATVKGDVHDIGKNLVDIILTNNGYKVVNLGIKQPLHSILEAYRLHRADAIGMSGLLVKSTVVMKENLEEMTRLGINVPVLLGGAALTRRYVEQDCRDAYSLSGSVHYAKDAFAGLHLMDTLIAAKVQNRPR
- the lgt gene encoding Phosphatidylglycerol--prolipoprotein diacylglyceryl transferase translates to MLTYPSINPIALQLGPFSIHWYGLMYLVGFGAAWWLGRQRAPLCDIQLSQEQVSDIIFWAALGTVFGGRLGYILFYDLPNYLANPVTMLQVWRGGMSFHGGLLGVLTAIWFYQRNHRIGFFRLTDFIAPLVPIGLGAGRIGNFINGELFGRITDLPWAMVFLHGGPLPRHPSQLYEAALEGIVLFLILWIYSRNPRPTMAISGMFLFWYGIFRFLVEFSRQPDPQIGYLAWNWLTMGQLLSFPMVIAGVILLWKGYHPFLSKRSAN
- a CDS encoding hypothetical protein (Evidence 5 : Unknown function), producing MTNLKYTVMTFDRRGPMGMGSPAQGEWFYYEVGTNNTITLTGYRCGTEADVKRAINAILDRLNHDNPEAVPATSTALRLIFPTATTHEDEEGNVTEEEEEEQSTNAQENDE
- the gyrA gene encoding DNA gyrase subunit A, which codes for MNAIAKEILPINIEEEMKQSYLDYAMSVIIGRALPDVRDGLKPVHRRVLFAMHELGNDWNRAYKKSARVVGDCIGKYHPHGDVAVYDTIVRMAQPFSLRYMLVDGQGNFGSVDGDPPAAMRYTEIRMSRIAHELLADLEKDTVDFVANYDESEHEPTVLPTRIPNLLVNGSSGIAVGMATNIPPHNLGEVIDACVALVDNSECTLIDLMRHIPGPDFPTAAFINGAAGIREAYATGRGRIYLRARSHIEEAEKGAGKQAIIVTELPYQVNKAKLLEKIAELVKERNVEGITALRDESDKDGMRVVIELRRGEVPEVVLNNLYQHTQMQSVFGINMVALMDGRPHTLGLKQILEAFLRHRREVVTRRTVFELRKARERAHILEGLAVALANIDRIIALIKAAPNPGEARGVIVAHSWRPGEVIQMLERAGADVSRPQGLSPGLGLTSDGYRLSEVQAQSILDLRLHRLTGLEQDKILEEYRQLLDAIVELLAILGSNERLMAVIREELLAIRAQFADPRRTEIQIDQQDLTIEDLITEEDVVVTFSHTGYAKYQSLSLYRAQHRGGKGRAAANVKEEDFIDKLFVANTHATLMCFSSRGKVYWVKVHQLPQAGPGGRGRPIINLLPLEGDERINAVLPVREYTEGKYVFMATQQGVVKKIPLVEISRPRPSGLIAVGLREGDYLIGVELTDGSREIMLFASDGKAVRFPEEDVRPMGRDATGVRGIHLQEGSRVISLMVAGSGCVLTVTENGYGKRTPIEEYRLQGRGGQGVISIQTSERNGSVVGSILVQDEDEIMLITNAGTLVRTRVAEISQVGRNTQGVKLISLSDDERLVGIERVAEQDAAGSNL
- the gsiA gene encoding Glutathione import ATP-binding protein GsiA, encoding MSADVLLEVENLRIDLAGASGEVSIVDGVNFNVRRGETFVLLGESGCGKSLTALSLMRLLPDAARLRAGSAYFDGVDLFSLPEIDMRHMRGRRLAMIFQEPQSALNPVMRVGVQIAEPLRHHFGLRGAALRMRLLELFTQVGISDPERRLDEYPHQFSGGMKQRAMIAMALACQPELLIADEPTTALDVTLQAQILDLTKRLAQEKGMALLLITHDLGVVHEIADRVAVMYAGQIVEQAPRADFFARPAHPYTRKLFAALPHRDQRDRPLAVIPGTLLPRQQDFQGCHFAPRCESAWLHCHDHAPQRLNLGTDLLVNCHLHDPALIRPHGFNRDDVISNASKLTFRPASPWVTREAPLLDVRKLTVRFPIRSGLSRRIKGYVHAVDGVSFSVFAGRTLALVGESGCGKTTVGKGILQLQRPGAGRVLFNGVDLTWLSGEALRLRRRDLQVVFQDPYASMNPRMMIGAIIGEGMMALGVEKNAMARKARIIKLLEQVGLNPDMINRYPHEFSGGQRQRIALARALAVEPRLIVCDELTSALDVSIQAQIINLLKELQNRLGIAYLFVTHNLGLVEYLAHGIVVMYLGRIVEQGEVDEVLKTPRHPYTRALLAALPIMETKTQHEKVRLSGDPPSSANPPSGCYFHPRCPAVMPICQQHYPCTAALSNTHLVNCHLYND